The proteins below are encoded in one region of Oncorhynchus tshawytscha isolate Ot180627B linkage group LG04, Otsh_v2.0, whole genome shotgun sequence:
- the LOC112249533 gene encoding leucine-rich repeat-containing protein 74B-like: MSQANIFLRTLDLSYNGLGKDGAIALGEALKDNNTLEDLNISNNRIPPEGAIRFTMGLKVNKTIKKLYMGRNPIQTAGCYGVLKAIQGNAESAMECLDFSDITVNQDFEDLYVALKDIFPNIRVKHGGRIDTFRKPKA, from the exons ATGTCCCAGGCCAACATATTCCTCAGAACACTGGATCTGTCTTACAACGGCCTGGGTAAGGATGGAGCCATAGCTTTAGGAGAGGCTCTCAAAGACAACAACACTCTAGAGGACCTCAATATAAG TAACAATCGAATACCCCCTGAAGGTGCGATCCGCTTCACCATGGGCCTCAAAGTAAACAAGACAATAAAAAAACTCTAT ATGGGGAGGAATCCTATACAGACTGCCGGGTGTTACGGAGTCCTGAAAGCAATCCAGGGAAACGCAGAATCAGCTATGGAGTGCCTGGACTTTTCT GACATAACAGTGAATCAGGACTTTGAGGATTTGTACGTTGCCTTAAAAGACATATTCCCAAACATCAGAGTCAAACATGGAGGAAGAATCGACACATTCAGAAAACCAAAGGCCTAA
- the LOC112249534 gene encoding leucine-rich repeat-containing protein 74B-like yields the protein MVVGKKLAKESLLPSVLEDDDAETESESAQLGGIGSRPPSRPRKAFSRGSVDRQTVTRSGSGRHSSPEGEVSVRGERKEDEGEEEEEEGSGVGDGDSQERGKECVITASDEDYDTDLELGDVKEAYDPTGQTRYREACRMFNVVPVSYFLKHMGNTELAMMHHGLGPQGTKALAVSLVTNTSLLKLNLRDNCMEGTGGAAMAEMLKENCYITEVDLGENRLGECGAQTLSSMLQENTTLVSLSMSGNELADRAAQHLAQTLTSNTKLETLDLSHNTIGDAAGQVLGHAIAENTGLKSLSLAWNCIRGKGAVALAKGLGMYKLWH from the exons ATGGTCGTTGGGAAGAAGTTGGCCAAAGAGTCCCTGCTGCCTTCTGTGCTGGAGGATGATGACGCGGAGACGGAGAGCGAGAGCGCGCAGCTGGGTGGGATAGGGAGCCGACCACCCAGCAGACCCAGGAAAGCTTTCAGTAGGGGAAGTGTTGACCGACAG ACAGTGACCCGGTCAGGGTCCGGCCGCCACTCTAGCCCTGAGGGGGAGGTGTCAGTCAGGGGTGAGAGAaaggaggatgagggggaggaggaggaagaagagggcagTGGAGTTGGAGATGGAGACTcacaggagagggggaaggaatgtGTCATCACAGCTTCAGATGAGGACTATGACACAGACTTGGAGCTGGGAG ATGTGAAGGAGGCGTATGACCCGACGGGCCAGACTCGATACAGGGAGGCGTGTAGAATGTTCAATGTAGTCCCTGTATCCTATTTCCTGAAACACATGGGCAATACTGAGCTAGCCATGATGCACCATGGCCTCGGGCCTCAG GGCACCAAAGCACTGGCGGTTTCCTTGGTAACCAACACTTCCCTCCTGAAGCTGAACCTCAGGGATAATTGCATGGAAGGGACTGGCGGGGCTGCCATGGCCGAGATGTTAAAGGAGAACTGTTACATCACAG AGGTGGACCTGGGGGAGAACAGGCTGGGGGAGTGTGGTGCCCAGACCCTGTCCAGTATGCTGCAGGAGAACACCACACTGGTCTCACTCAGCATGTCTGGGAACGAGCTGGCTGACCGGGCCGCACAACACCTGGCCCAGACCCTGACCTCCAACACCAAGCTGGAGACCCTAGACCTCAGTCACAACACCATAGGAGATGCAGCAG GTCAGGTCCTGGGACATGCTATCGCTGAGAACACAGGGCTGAAATCATTGAGTCTGGCCTGGAACTGTATACGTGGGAAAGGAGCGGTGGCTTTGGCTAAAGGCCTTGGG ATGTACAAGCTCTGGCACTAG